ACCGGCAGCCCGACGGCGTAGATCACCGCGTTGCCGACCAGCATCGCCGCCGCCATGCCCCAAGGCGTGCGGTCAGCGGCGAAGCGCTCGACCAGCCAGCCGACCAGCCCGGCAGCCAGCACGAAGCCGAGCAGGTAGCCGAGGGTGGGAGTCAGATTGCCAGTTTTGACGCTGAGCAGCGAACCGACGCCGCCCGCGAAGACCGGCAGTCCCGCCGCGCCCGCCGCCAGATAAGTCAGCAGCGCAGCGGCTCCCTGGCGGCTGCCCAGCGCAGCCCCCACCAGCAGCACTGCCAGCGTTTGCAGGGTGAGCGGCACCGGGAACATCGGCACGCTGATCTGGGCGCAGACGGCCACCAGCGCCGCGCCGCCCACGACCAGCGCCACGGTGCGGAGCAGGCTGGACTGGGCTTTGGCCGGGGCGCTGAGGGCGCGGGCGAGGGTGAGGTGCAGGGGCTGGCCGGAAGACTGGGTCATGGGAGTTCCTTTGCCGCGAAGGTGGGCAGCGACTTGTACTTGCGCTTGTGAAACGTCGTTGGGAAGGGGCCGAGGTGCATGAGTCTAGAGCATTTGTCCGCCGCCTTCACGCTGCGTCGGCGAGACTGCCGGACAGGGGTCAGGGGGCGACTTAGCGCTCCGTTCCAGCCGCCAATTCCCCGATCAGTTCCACGTCGCCCGCCCCGATCATCAGCACCTTGCCTGCGTCGGTGACGACTTGCAGCTCGCCGCTGTCGGTCAGCCTCTGGGCCTGCCCGCTGACTGGGCCGCCGGAAGTCTGCACCTGCACCCGGCGGCCCAGGGTGCGGTTGGCGATTCGCCAGCCACCCAGGATCTCGGCGTCCGGGGCGCTGAGCCAGCCACCAAGCGCCCGCAGAATGGCCGCGAGCAGCTCAGCCCGGCGAAAAACGTGTCCCGGCGCGAGGTCGGCCAGGCCCACCGCGCCGGGGGGCGCAGCCGTGACGTTGAGGCCAATGCCCAGCACTGCCCGGCGCACCGACCCGCCGCGCACCTCGGCTTCCAGCAAAATGCCCGCCAGCTTGCGGCCATCTTCCGTGATCAGGTCGTTGGGCCACTTCAAGCCCGGCGGCTCGGCAGCAGCAGGCAGACATTCCAGGCAGGCTTCCCGCAGCGCCACGCCCGCTGCCAGCGGCAGCAGTGGCAGGCGACCAAGGTGCTGCGGGGCCAGCAGCACGCTGAAAGTGAGCCCTGCCGCTGTCTTCAGGCTGGACGGGTCGTCCTCCCCGCCCGCTGTCTGCCATACCCGCCCGCGCCGCCCGCGTCCGGCGAGTTGCGACTCGGCCAGCAGCGCCGCGCCCACCGGGGCCGGATCAGCCGGGTCGTCGGCCCAGCGGCGCAGTTCGTCTTGGGTGCTGGTAACCTGCGGCAGATAGCGGTAGGTACCCGAAAACCCGGCGGCCCGCAGCGCGGCGGGCGTCGGCGTGCCGGGCCGCAGGGCATAGCCCTGGACCAAGTGCTCCAGCGGCACACCCAGTGCCTGGAGCTGAAGCGCCAGATCGGCCAGCTTGTCCGGGTGAAGGCCGAGC
This portion of the Deinococcus rubellus genome encodes:
- a CDS encoding biotin--[acetyl-CoA-carboxylase] ligase; this translates as MTSLPDQLLAALTECPQLPATLAARLGLHPDKLADLALQLQALGVPLEHLVQGYALRPGTPTPAALRAAGFSGTYRYLPQVTSTQDELRRWADDPADPAPVGAALLAESQLAGRGRRGRVWQTAGGEDDPSSLKTAAGLTFSVLLAPQHLGRLPLLPLAAGVALREACLECLPAAAEPPGLKWPNDLITEDGRKLAGILLEAEVRGGSVRRAVLGIGLNVTAAPPGAVGLADLAPGHVFRRAELLAAILRALGGWLSAPDAEILGGWRIANRTLGRRVQVQTSGGPVSGQAQRLTDSGELQVVTDAGKVLMIGAGDVELIGELAAGTER
- a CDS encoding biotin transporter BioY, with the translated sequence MTQSSGQPLHLTLARALSAPAKAQSSLLRTVALVVGGAALVAVCAQISVPMFPVPLTLQTLAVLLVGAALGSRQGAAALLTYLAAGAAGLPVFAGGVGSLLSVKTGNLTPTLGYLLGFVLAAGLVGWLVERFAADRTPWGMAAAMLVGNAVIYAVGLPVLGALTGLHGQALLGAGLIPFLPGDLIKLALAAALLPGVWALLRRR